CCCCCTTTCTTTCGTTCTAGGGTTTCCTTCTCCACTAGATCTTATAACCTAGTCACCACCTTATCCTCCGCCAGGACAACTCAATCCCTAATTCCAAACATGATGCAACAGCCTGGAGTCGCCGGAGTGGGGGTCCCACAACCagatcaacaacaacaataccaacaacaacagcagcaatgGATGATGCAGCAACAGCAACAATCGCAACCGGTGCCTCCTCCTGCTGGCTGGAATCCGCCGCCTGTTCCTCCTCCGACCCAGTACGGTGCAGCCGCCGGAAGTGGAGGAGATGGAGACGAGATTAAGTCGTTGTGGATCGGGGATTTGCAGCAGTGGATGGATGAGAATTATCTTCTTAGCATTTTCTCTGCCACTGGAGAGGtaatccaaaatttaattttggttttaatttaaaaaaaaagaagctttaattttaatttgtataattatgtacGTGCCTGTGCTTGAGAAAGTCAGTAAATTTTATGGCTGGTTTTTTTTACGAGTGtggcatttcttttttattctgtttGCTTTTTTCGTGTGGATATATAGATTTGTGTGTATTTGCTGTGAATTGAAAACACTTTTAAGAAAACgagaattgttttgttttgtttttaatggcgATCACTTTTTGAGAATTGGGTTTTTTGATGGAAACAATAGGTTATTGATGCTGTAtagaaaatagagagagaaagaaacatGGGGTATGTTTGTTTCTTTGAATTGGGTTTGTgctgataagaaaataaatggtgTATATGCACTTGTAGGAAAATGAGAATTGTTTTGTATTGTTGATTAATGGCGTTCTCTTTTCAAGAATTGGGTTTTTTGATGGAAACAATGGGTTATTGATACAGtcaaaaaatagagagagagaaaaagaaacctggggtatgtttatttgtttgaatTGGGTGCTGTGTTGATGAGAAAATAAATGGTGTGTATTATAGAAAGAATTTTGAAAAGTGCTATACTTGTTTTGTGATTTGGATGCAGCTTTACACGCTGCTCAGCTacattgttttgttgttttctgaGTTGTCTTCCTCTTGTCTTGTATAACAGATTGTTCAAGCTAAGGTTATTCGTAATAAGCAAACGGGTTATCCCGAGGGTTATGGTTTTATTGAGTTTGTAAGTCGTGCTGCAGCAGAGAGAATTTTGCAGACATACAATGGCACACCAATGCCAAATAGTGAGCAGGCTTTCCGGCTGAACTGGGCTACCCTTGGTGCTGGTGAGAGGCGGCAAGATGATGGGCCTGATTTTACAGTTTTTGTTGGAGATTTGGCTGCTGATGTCAACGATTACCTTCTACAAGAAACATTTAGAAATGTGTACCCATCTGTGAAAGGTGCAAAAGTTGTTACTGATAGGGTCACTGGACGTTCCAAGGGATATGGATTTATTAGGTTTGCTGATGAAAATGAACAAAGGCGTGCCATGGTTGAGATGAATGGACAATACTGCTCTACCAGGCCCATGCGGATTGGACCAGCTGCCACGAAGAAACCCTTGACCCAGCAGTATCAGAAAGGTACGTGTTCTGCAACTTTGGTTGCTGTGGAGTGTAgatgttgtttttgttattttatttttttctgcttGCATTTGCATGCTTATCTCTTATGCTGAAAATGAACATCGAATTGGTAAGTTGAATGTTGTGTGCTATgtatgtatttttcttttttgagttgATGTTTCCTAAACATGTTCTTATTTTCCGTGCCTCCAGTTATGCACTTGAAGCTAGATGGATTTTAAAGAGTCATTTCCTTCCAGTACTTACCTATGTAAACTTGGGcacatttaatttagttaaaacatgcaaaaacttatataaaactCATGTTGTCTTAAAGCAGGACACCGAGAGGCTCTCATTTTGGGGGGCCTGGAACTGACTTCAGCTTAAATGATTCCACTTAAATGCGTGGCCTCATTTTAGGTCAGTTATTTTGTTTACGTCGTAAGCTTAATTTCTTGTGGCGTTTTGCTACATTCACGAATTACTTTCCAGTTCGTTATTTTCAAAGAGTTACGTGTCAAGTTAAGTATATTCTTTTTCCTAAAGATAGTTCAATTCCATTCCACAGTTCCTTTATTTATGTAAATCAGACAAGAATTGTTGGTTTATCTCTTCATGGTCACCTCTTTACTTTATTTACATGCTATTTTTTAAGAGTTACATGTCAAGTTTAATATGTTCTTTTTCCTAAAGAAAGTTCAATTCCGTTCCACAGTTCCTTTATTTATGTAAATCAGACGAGAATCGTTGGTTTATCTCTTCATGGTCAGTCTTTACCTTATTTACATGTTATTTTTGAAGAGTTACGTGTCAAGTTAAATATGTTCTTTTTCCCTAAAGATAGTTCAATTCTGTTCcgcatttcctttatttatgtAAATCAGACTAGAATCGTTGGTTTATCTCTTCATGGCCAGTCCTTTACTTTATTTACATGTTATTTTTGAAGAGTTACGTGTCATGTGAAATATATGTTCTTTTTCCTAAAGATAGCTCAATTCCGTTCcgcattttctttatttatgtaaatCAGATGAGAATCGCTGGTTTATCTCTTTATGGTCAGTCCTTTACTTTATTTACATATGGTCAGAAactatttttgagtttttgtttggtatttacttccaagtaaaaatattttctctgcTTTTGATTCTGAGCATTAGAAACCTTATGAAGCAACTTATGACGATGGATTCAGAGATGCTCTCTGTCGTGGGGAGCACTATTCTGACTTCCATTCTTAGAGTTGTTTTCGTCTCACCTCGAgctgctcttttttttaatcatgtgctgtctcttattattatttttttgtttgtgagaTGGAGTGCATCCTTGATCTGGAGGAAGGACTTGATTACATGCTTTTGACATTCTAATTTCTAAGCACCTACTTGAGGATCAAGTCCTTGTATCTTTTTTATAGAGATCTATgtgaatttagttttatatgtCATTGGTTTATTCGATTTGGAAAAAAGTCTCTTCCATGACAATCAACTTTTTGACTCCATCCTGTCTTGTAGGTGtcattttcttattcttcttacTTTGTCCTGGGCTTGTCATTGCTTGAAATTTAGATAGGTTGTAGACTGaacttttgcttttgttttcctgTTCTCTTTACATGAGGGAAATCAGGAAATATGTTAACATGGTACCTAGAATATCCATTTTGTTCTCCAAGCAACTgatgggtttattttttatcataataggAAAAGTGTACTGACCTAAATTCTGAATCCCGTTTCCCATCCTTGGCAAGTATGAATCTAGTTTGGAACTTTCCAATTGTTCATGCCTTTAAGTTTGGATATTGCTGAGTATTGGGGCATTCGATACTTTCCATCTTGATTTTATGCTAAAGATGTTCATCCTATTCAAAATGATTACTGAAAATTACTTCATTGATGCTCAGCTTTGTGACAACTGACAGCTGTCAACGATGGTAAAGCTGTTGCAAGGCAAGTAATTATTTAGTTACATGTTTCTCCCATTCTTTAGGCAATGTTTATCAACTTCAGACTAAAAATAGTGGACACAAGTAGTGTTATCATGGCTATAAACTGAATTTCATTTCTCTCAAGTTGCCTGAAAGTACTGGCATTAAGTTGGACTTTGGTCAGGAAGGTGACTTCGCTGGATCAACTCCACTAATATAGTGTTAACTTATTAATCATTCTGTTTGTTGTGTTTGCTTTGGTTTTTTCTGTTATCAATGTGATCCTCTGTAAATATCTGTATCTTGTGCTTTTTTACCCTAAAGAACAATCATCTTTGCAATTTCTCAAGAACAGAGAAATCTGATCTTGTTTTTTCTCGCATGCTTCTCAGAAGGGGTGGTTTTGTCATCTTTAAACTCATTCCTGCATGATTATGTGTTTAGTTTATTCTatggtttttttcccttccattcTTGCATCTCCTTGGATTTTCATGCAATGATTATCCTTCAGGGAAGCTTTGCTTTCAGTGTCTATTTCTCTTCATTTATGTATATTCATATGTTGTTTGACATGCATTTGCCATGTGCAGCTACTTACCAGAATCCTCAAGGAAATCAGGGAGAGAATGATCCAAATAACACAACAGTGCGTAGTTTGTTTTATTGTTGGTATGAACTATTACTTGTCAAAGTGAATTGACTTGTTAACCTCTTGGCTGCAGATATTTGTTGGGGCCTTGGATCCAAGTGTGACTGATGACACTTTGAGAGCAGTGTTTAGTAAATATGGTGAGCTAGTGCACGTGAAAATACCTGCAGGCAAGCGTTGTGGATTCGTTCAGTTTGCTAATCGgtatttgaaaaatactttaacctGATTTCTGTTATTTTGCATTGTAATGATTGCCTCTTTGCCTGATTTGGTTGCCTGCATTTGTTGCATTTAGAACTAGCGCGGAGCAAGCACTATCAATGTTGAATGGAACCCAGATAGCTGGTCAAAATATCCGCCTGTCATGGGGCCGTAGTCCTTCCAACAAACAGGTTTGGTTGATGCCCAATAAAtgttgtctatttttattttcacgaATTTCCCAGTGTTTACTGAAAAGGATGGAATTATTGGTTTTGTTTCAGGTTCAGCCAGATCAAAGCCAGTGGAATGGTGGTGGATATTATGGATATCCACAAGGATATGATGCATATGGatatgctgctgctgctgctgctgctccccAAGACCCGAACATGTATTATGGAGGCTATCCTGGATATGGAAACTACCAGCAACCGGGAACTTACCAACAGCAACAGCAGGTAAAGTAACCTTGGTTTAGAAGTTTTTAGTCCACCAGATATTGTTCAACATAAAATAAGAGCTCAACTCACCAAGGTTGGATAAGCTATTTAAGGCTTAAGCTCTTGGAACAACAGTACTTAAATCTCAtccatttttttagtttagtttctgATTGCTGGGTAATGTAATCTGTGTGTTCCTGGTATGTGCAGTGATCTGTTTCCATAGCGGGATTCAAATGCAAGGACTGATGTTAATCAGTAGCCAGAGCAATCTGAGGTTGCAGTTCACTAGTTGCATGGTGTTTGGAGTATGGCGTTTTGCTATTTGTTCTGGTGTTAGTTTATCAGTGACAAGTGTGCTGTGGGCACCATTTGAGGCATCAATGCACTCTGATATGATCAGCATGGTTCTGTAATACCATGGTGCCGCAATTTGAACTATCTGTCTACTGGATACTCCGTACCTAACCCTCTATAATCATTTAAATTATGGCttgctttatttttaatggGATGTTTTCTATACTTTCCAAGTTCTTTGTGCTTTATATGATTGGATGCAATGAAGCCATTATGCTACATGTCTGCGTTCCAGGGATTGTATTTCCCGGCGGTGAAGCAATGTCCATACTTGGGTGCATTCATCATTTAActtttctgaaataattttcCAGAAAACGTTATGATCGTCGAGACTTGAATAATAAGAAtatattatgtttgttttttatgaaaaataatttataaattaaacaatattaattattttttaaaattaaaatgatattattttaataaaaaaaaattaatggattaGAACTAAGTTTTTGAACGAATTTTAttgggtatatatatatatatatattttttaatctgatCTGGTTTTAATTGAAAGTCGGTCAAGTTACcgggttaaattttaaaattatagctaATATAGCTAATATTTtagacttttaaaattatagctaatattttagacttgaaaaatctctcttttctatataaaaatttataaattttctgCGAATTCATagaaattcatataaataattattagaactgaataattaaataatttataatttacaacAAACCAGCCTTCAACTATATGTTTTAAgctgctgaaaaaaaaaaaaaaatttaaatctttagaTAAACTCTAAATTGatcaaagaatatttttaaaactcccgaataatttttaaatttatcagcCGAGATGAATTTCAGTACCCAACTCTTCCTTCAGACATCACATGTACTGCAGAGGATGATACTTCTTACACGCATGGTCAGCTGGAAACCGATGCTTTAAGCACACCTTTAACTGGCAAGTTTTGCAGGTGCATGTGTTAGAGAAGGTTAATATCTCCTTGCAGCGCTTAACAGCGCAAgttggcttcttcttcttcttcttccttgggTCGCAGTCTCCAGATTTCTCATGTTTCAGCAACACCACTCTCTCAGCATCCTCGTTGCATCCAGTAGTCTCAATAGACACCGAACATATTTCACAAACAACTACTCTCCGACTCTTGTCGTCTGATTTCGGACACTCATGAGACTTGTAGGATCTATGCTCTAAACAAAACACCTGCAAGAACATACGATTAAGGCTGTAATATTCCATGCTAAACAAAGCTGCACGCATAAATTTGAGTTCCCTTGATTACCTTTCGACAGCCATTGCAGTTGAAAGGCAGAAAATCGAGCTGCTTGCATTCAGAATGTTGGCAGTGTCTTCCCAAATCTGGAAAAGCCTCTGTTCCTCCTCCcatccttgtttttttccctttaaatttcCTCTAAGATTAGAATTTGCAGGTTGCCATAAAGGAGGAGATTTGTCGTTGTTTATAGCTTTGCTGAAAGGCACTTGCTGGCTTGGTGCCTAAGCCATCCTGACTCCTCTTTCGTGTTGCTTTCGGTTTTGTTTTTGGCTTTCTAGTTGTTTCTTGATGTTTCCAGGCCACGCGGTTGAGGTTTCCTTTTTTGACTAGTCTTTTCtctaaatttcaatttagtccctattTCACTCTTACTCCTACTCTTACTCTACTAAATTAATTTAGTAGatatcatgagttttttttttaatagtttttagtttggaaataaatcaaattaatttttttaatattaacatattaaaaatattagaaatcattaaaaaatcatggtttgatgtgctgataaaaaaaaaatctaaaaaactttattctaaaatacttttaagtaaaaagtataatatattataatattaaacacacacgaagtgaaatatattttttttattgggtaaTTGacactttctatttttatttttattttttaaaaataaaatctaaattttaaaaacaaactatattGCCATCCATAAATTATAAacccataaaataaaatctaaacttCAAATCTATACATAAAGTCcacatattatattaaaaaataaaattacaactctataaaaaaaacattagtaatatatggatttttttatatattaaagagAAATATTACCCTACCCGCAGCAGGGTGcaggtaaataataataataaaaaaaagtgaaactaAGAATTGCAGTGAAATACGGAATCAGAGAGTTCCATCTGGGAGGCTTGGATTTAGGAAAAATGGTAATTTCTCCATCGACCAAAACATGTGAGTCTATCCATTTCTTCAGGCGGTCCCTTTTGATTTGTTGGACTTCCATTTTCTCATTGTGGAAGCTGACAGTGTAAGCTCGAGAAGAGAAGATTTATGTTTTAGGGTTTCGGatgttttcctctttttttttttcttttttttttttaattttttccttttcttttcctatttattttagatctttgaagaaatcaaatgaagattataaagataatataagaaataaaatgaataaaaatcaagttagatAAAGAGTGATAtcaaaagatttcaagattaatttgatagattatgtttaataataatttcaaataactttttataatctaaatattttttattatgttttatctttttaatttaactcatATGAACCTTGGCAAGGCTGAGAGTCCAAAATGAATTTGCTCCTCACataaaacatcttaaaaaaaatacataaatggaAAAGAACAGATTTTTCATCAATGGCTTTTGGTGAATTTGGCAAATTCAAGCGAATGGCATTCGTTGGCATGcacagcaacaaaaaaaataataaaagaaatctaGTTTTGTATTATGATTTTCATTCCTTTTTCATAAGCATAAAAGAGTTGTAAAATGTAATAAAGACTTGCAAAATCAAgtataaactataaataaagaaaaaacagacaataaataaataaatgttatttaaCTTTTTGAAAACACCATATAATTCATTACATATATTGTATGAAGTTCATTGTTTTCCGATTAATTTATAGacaaactaaaactaaatttattttcataaatatatgaaaaatacacTTGCTGTATTGAATTAGTTGTGATTCAGTAAACGAAtttacaaatttaataataaatctgggaaatcttgaagaaaataatacaGTGAAACGACCAAAGCATGCCGTGATGACAAGGTTACAGGGcttattacatatatttacaacaTATAAAGCCAGCATAAACTCATCAAACCGAACAAGACGCCAGCACATGCATTGAAACACAGGCAGAAAAAAGCATTTCTCTGTTCCAATTTCCTTGATTCTTTCATTAGATCTCTCCTTCCTCTGTCAAGCACAAACCCCGGTCTTTCTTTATAAGAAAGGGAAAACCTTTTTTAAATAGGCATACAAAAaagtttcattattttcttttttggataaaaacagAGATGGGTTACAAAAACAGAGCAGAAGCTGAAACAGAGGCTTGCTTAAACGAGACTTTATTGTTTGCTACTATGTGTATAATTGGACTCCCTGTTGATGTGCATATTAGAGATGGTTCTGTCTACTCTGGAACCTTTCACACTGCTTCTTTTGACAAGGAAAACGGTGaggtttctttgttctttttggGTCTCCATTGGAAACGTAAAGATTGCTTCTTTTTGGCATTagtttttgaatcacttgaaaGTTACGATTTTCGTACAAAATGGTATCTGGGTTTTGGTTTTTATGAGCAACCCTATCTGGGTTGTTGGTTTTATTGAGAAATAGTCATGTACTCTTTAGAATGGACGAGATCAGATTGGATTCTGATCTGGGTTTTTGCCTATTTTGTTAGTATATAattctgtttctgtttttgttttg
This is a stretch of genomic DNA from Populus alba chromosome 11, ASM523922v2, whole genome shotgun sequence. It encodes these proteins:
- the LOC118047587 gene encoding polyadenylate-binding protein RBP45C, encoding MMQQPGVAGVGVPQPDQQQQYQQQQQQWMMQQQQQSQPVPPPAGWNPPPVPPPTQYGAAAGSGGDGDEIKSLWIGDLQQWMDENYLLSIFSATGEIVQAKVIRNKQTGYPEGYGFIEFVSRAAAERILQTYNGTPMPNSEQAFRLNWATLGAGERRQDDGPDFTVFVGDLAADVNDYLLQETFRNVYPSVKGAKVVTDRVTGRSKGYGFIRFADENEQRRAMVEMNGQYCSTRPMRIGPAATKKPLTQQYQKATYQNPQGNQGENDPNNTTIFVGALDPSVTDDTLRAVFSKYGELVHVKIPAGKRCGFVQFANRTSAEQALSMLNGTQIAGQNIRLSWGRSPSNKQVQPDQSQWNGGGYYGYPQGYDAYGYAAAAAAAPQDPNMYYGGYPGYGNYQQPGTYQQQQQ
- the LOC118047586 gene encoding zinc finger AN1 domain-containing stress-associated protein 12 — encoded protein: MGGGTEAFPDLGRHCQHSECKQLDFLPFNCNGCRKVFCLEHRSYKSHECPKSDDKSRRVVVCEICSVSIETTGCNEDAERVVLLKHEKSGDCDPRKKKKKKPTCAVKRCKEILTFSNTCTCKTCQLKVCLKHRFPADHACKKYHPLQYM